Sequence from the Deltaproteobacteria bacterium genome:
AATCGAGAACAACAACCCCGATTTAAATCGGGTATCAAATGCTCTAAAGTCTAATACTGTGTCCATGTAATACGCCTCCCCGTTATGACTCACTTTACGTAATTAAAATTAAGAGCACATATGATTTAAATCAGTAGAAGTTTGCTTTTTATGGTTTAAAGTTTTGAAATGATCCAGTTTTAAGGAGGAGTATGCTAATGATATTAAAAAATGGGACCTTTGATCTGCCTAAAGGACTAAATCGTAAGCTTGATTTATTTACTAAAATTAATCCCATTCAAAAACAAGTCTTACTACAAAATTGCAATATCATCACCGAGGATAGGAATTTCAAAGGCCGAATCGTTCAAGTCTAACATCTAGTTTTGCCTTCGTTGTTGTTAAAATTGTGTGATTGGAACGGGTCTTTGGCAATGAATTTCACTAGAATTTCACTGATTTTAAAAATTTGCGCTGTGTCTTTGCTTTGCTAGGGGGTTTTTTCAAGATTTTGAATACACAAATCCGTTGCAGATAAATTTCTTAGTCTGCCGATTGATTAAAATTGTCGAAGTTCCCCACCGAGCTAGTTAGCACTTCATGCTCGTGTGGGTTCATCTCGAAGTACTGTTGAGCAAAGTCATCTTCGAAATGATGCTGTTGCTTTGGTGGTCCCCTTGCTGGATATAGCGGTGGCGGTTTTGTTGGTAGCCCCATGTGCTCAAGGATTTTTCGAATTACTTTTGGATCCTCGATGGCAGCAATGATTTTCATTTTACCGCCGCATTTAGAACAAGTTTCTACGTCCACATTGAAAACCCTTGCAAGTAGCCGTGCCCAGGGAATGTTCTTCTTTTTTAGCTCTATTTTATTTGGCACTGCTGCTGTTTGGTTATCTTGAACCAGGTTTAGTTCTGGAGGTTTTGGTACTATTTGTTTTCGGTATTTGTAGTGGGGTCCAAGTACTCCATGATAACGAGTCAGATGCACTCTGGGTCTTGGAACCAGTGCCACAAGTCGCTCCATCAGCTCCATCGGTGTTAACTTCAGAGCTGTGGTGCCATCGTCCCAGTTTTTTTTGAACTTGTAGATCACATTACCGACATCATCAGTTGATAAGCGCTCCTCGGCTACAGCCGGACGCGCAATGTATCTGCAAATCTTTTCTAAACGATCACGCTCATGGGCTTTGGTGGCTACACCTGCATGCAGTGAAAATCCAGAGTTCTTCGCCACAAGGCCCTTGGTGGCGGTGTGATCGTTATCGGTGACAGACTTTAGAACCAGTGCTTTTTTGCCTTTACTTTTGCCTGTGGCAAATCTGTAGGTCACAGAAGTGGCTTGTAGTTTAGAGAGTGTATCTTCATCTGGAATCGGTATTTGGAAGCCACCATCGCTGTCATCTTTGATAATGATTTTTTCTCGCTCTAGGTATTTAGTGAGCTTAACGATGATTTTTGTAAGTACTTCCTCGATCTCTTTAACTGTTGGTGGTGTGGCCACCCAGAAGTCGATGGGTTCACCTTTGGCACTGAGTTCATAGCAGCCATCAACAAAGAGTTGATGAAAGTGGATGTTCAAGTTCAGACTTCCTCCAAAGCGTTGGATCAGAGTGACTGCGCTTGATTTGGAGTTCCTTGCCCCGAGCCCTGCTTTGTTGCGGTAATACTGGCTAATCACCAGATGCGCAATCTCTAGGGCTCTTGCCATGACCTTGTGTCTAACAGCTAAGCACAGTCTGATCGGAATCGGGAATGTCAGCACCCACTGCCTGATGTTTTTGTGTGGCAATACGCAATCGACTAAGTGAACCGCTGTTTCTGCCATCCGCCGGGCTCCGCATGATGGACAGAAGCCTCTTTTTTTGCAGCTAAACGCTACCAACATCTCGTGGTGGCAAATGGTACACTGGGCCCGCAAGAACCCATGAGCCAAAATCCCACAGCGTAAATACGCTTCGAACTCTTTGATCACGAAGTCTGGTAATGGATACCCCAGATCGTGTTCGACTTGTTTTTGGAATGACAGCCAGTTGGCTTGGATCAGTTTGTAGAGTGTAGTTTTTTCGGGTTCGTGGCGTTGGTAGTGA
This genomic interval carries:
- a CDS encoding transposase, translated to MSIPNAKTYHYQRHEPEKTTLYKLIQANWLSFQKQVEHDLGYPLPDFVIKEFEAYLRCGILAHGFLRAQCTICHHEMLVAFSCKKRGFCPSCGARRMAETAVHLVDCVLPHKNIRQWVLTFPIPIRLCLAVRHKVMARALEIAHLVISQYYRNKAGLGARNSKSSAVTLIQRFGGSLNLNIHFHQLFVDGCYELSAKGEPIDFWVATPPTVKEIEEVLTKIIVKLTKYLEREKIIIKDDSDGGFQIPIPDEDTLSKLQATSVTYRFATGKSKGKKALVLKSVTDNDHTATKGLVAKNSGFSLHAGVATKAHERDRLEKICRYIARPAVAEERLSTDDVGNVIYKFKKNWDDGTTALKLTPMELMERLVALVPRPRVHLTRYHGVLGPHYKYRKQIVPKPPELNLVQDNQTAAVPNKIELKKKNIPWARLLARVFNVDVETCSKCGGKMKIIAAIEDPKVIRKILEHMGLPTKPPPLYPARGPPKQQHHFEDDFAQQYFEMNPHEHEVLTSSVGNFDNFNQSAD